A region of Paenibacillus sp. 37 DNA encodes the following proteins:
- the fabD gene encoding ACP S-malonyltransferase: MKENIVFMFSGQGSQYLQAGKELYQNYPVFRQWMLQMDRWVQDIGGKSIIQELYDSNPSYPDDFNETLVTHPAIYMLEYALARTLMESGVMPTTVVGTSLGEFAAAAVSNVITPKAGLEAVYRQAEIIHKTCIPGSMLAVLHSREVYDTNLELHAECELVAVNSSNHLVISGSMKGVTKAEDWLKSQGITYVRLPVTHGFHSAYIDPAAKEYLAYLDKQSYHAPTIPLVSSLTGQPVTKVSTDHFWQVVKEPILFSRALTHIKEEKPNSIFLDLGPSGTLSSLVNQISHRKERTYITMTPFHQDAKHVEQIISRYANSNETGGDEPLWAYVFPGQGSQKLGMGEGLFEQFPELTRQADDILGFSIQELCLYDRSQQLSLTEYTQPALFVVNAMMYLHKIKEMGRKPCLVSGHSLGEYNALFAADVFDFATGLKLVHKRGEIMSRAPKGGMAAVIGLTESALKTILQRFGLHQLDIANLNSPTQIVLAGPQEIIDQAKPIFEQNGAQMYIPLRVSGAFHSRYMEESAKQFDQHLQHYTFSAPTMTVISNYTAQPYRTNEIHANLVHQITHPVRWCETVRVLMGMGVNTIEEIGPGNVLTKLVTKIQTECGPIVYRPDDMSVQPLSSAVHPDTPISSVLQSGSQGTRLAESLGSKPFKKDYNLKLAYLTGAMYRGIASAEMVVKVGQSGMMGFLGTGGLSLKQIEEGIDYIQHHLQDGQAYGLNLLHQMTHPEREEEQVNLLLRKGVNTVEASAFMGVTPALIKYRAHGLKRSSDGRVSTTNRIIAKVSRPEVAEAFLSPAPEFMVEKMLKENKITSVQAELLKKVPIAEDLCLEADSGGHTDAGVAYVMLPAMVRLRNTMMEKYGYSKEVRIGAAGGIGTPEAAAAAFLLGADFIVTGSINQCTVEAATSDAAKDLLQDMNIHDTEYAPAGDMFEIGAKVQVLRKGVFFPARANKLYDLYRQHDSLNDISEKNKQQLENKYFKKTFDEVYRQVVQYRSSEEIQKAEQNPKYKMALVFKWYFAHSTKLAMEGTAGHQVDYQIHCGPALGAFNQWVKGTNLEDWRNRRVAEVGIKLMEDTALVLQERLKQLAVQVETN; this comes from the coding sequence GTGAAGGAAAATATTGTTTTTATGTTCTCCGGTCAGGGTTCACAATATCTTCAGGCGGGAAAGGAACTATACCAGAATTATCCGGTATTTCGCCAATGGATGTTGCAGATGGATCGTTGGGTTCAAGACATCGGCGGCAAATCCATTATACAGGAATTATATGATTCCAATCCGTCTTATCCTGATGATTTCAATGAAACTCTAGTTACACATCCGGCCATTTATATGTTGGAATACGCGCTTGCCAGAACGTTAATGGAGAGCGGTGTCATGCCTACAACCGTTGTGGGCACCAGTTTAGGGGAGTTTGCCGCAGCGGCTGTATCCAACGTAATAACTCCCAAGGCGGGACTCGAAGCGGTTTATAGACAAGCTGAAATCATTCACAAGACATGTATTCCAGGAAGCATGCTTGCTGTATTGCATAGTCGTGAAGTCTATGATACCAATCTGGAGCTGCATGCAGAGTGCGAGCTTGTTGCTGTGAATTCATCAAATCATCTAGTAATCTCTGGAAGTATGAAAGGGGTTACAAAAGCAGAGGATTGGCTGAAAAGTCAGGGGATTACTTATGTCAGATTGCCTGTGACTCACGGCTTTCATTCAGCCTATATCGATCCTGCGGCCAAAGAGTACTTAGCCTATCTGGACAAGCAGTCATATCATGCTCCCACGATCCCGCTTGTCTCCAGTTTGACGGGACAACCTGTGACCAAGGTATCTACCGATCATTTTTGGCAAGTTGTCAAGGAACCGATCCTATTTTCTCGCGCGTTAACCCATATAAAAGAAGAGAAACCGAATAGTATATTTCTGGATTTGGGGCCTTCGGGTACACTTTCCAGCCTCGTAAATCAGATTAGCCACAGGAAGGAACGAACATATATAACCATGACTCCCTTCCATCAGGATGCAAAACATGTGGAACAGATCATTAGTCGTTACGCCAATTCGAATGAAACTGGAGGGGATGAACCTTTGTGGGCATATGTATTTCCAGGGCAGGGATCACAGAAGTTGGGCATGGGTGAAGGATTATTTGAGCAGTTTCCAGAGTTGACTCGGCAGGCGGATGATATTCTTGGATTTTCCATTCAGGAACTGTGCTTGTACGATCGGTCTCAGCAATTGAGCCTGACAGAATATACACAGCCGGCTTTGTTTGTTGTTAATGCCATGATGTATCTACATAAAATCAAGGAAATGGGCAGAAAGCCATGCTTGGTTTCAGGCCACAGTCTGGGAGAATACAATGCGCTTTTTGCCGCAGACGTATTTGATTTTGCTACAGGATTGAAGCTTGTACATAAAAGAGGAGAAATCATGAGCAGGGCCCCTAAAGGGGGGATGGCCGCGGTTATCGGTTTAACCGAGAGTGCATTGAAGACAATCCTTCAACGATTTGGACTGCATCAACTGGATATCGCCAATCTGAACTCTCCGACCCAAATTGTTTTGGCAGGGCCTCAAGAAATCATTGATCAGGCCAAACCGATTTTTGAGCAAAACGGTGCACAAATGTATATCCCTCTCAGGGTCAGCGGGGCATTTCATTCCCGTTATATGGAGGAATCAGCCAAACAATTCGATCAGCACCTCCAGCATTATACATTTTCCGCTCCAACGATGACCGTCATCTCAAATTATACAGCGCAGCCCTACCGTACAAATGAAATTCATGCCAATTTGGTGCACCAAATTACACATCCGGTTCGCTGGTGTGAAACGGTAAGGGTTCTGATGGGCATGGGCGTAAACACAATAGAAGAGATCGGTCCAGGCAACGTGCTGACTAAGTTGGTTACAAAGATTCAGACAGAGTGCGGACCCATCGTATATCGTCCTGATGACATGTCTGTCCAACCGTTATCGTCAGCAGTTCACCCCGATACTCCAATATCATCCGTTTTACAATCTGGCAGCCAAGGAACTCGACTGGCCGAGTCTCTTGGCTCGAAACCCTTCAAAAAGGACTATAATTTGAAATTGGCCTATTTGACAGGTGCAATGTACAGAGGCATTGCTTCGGCGGAGATGGTTGTTAAAGTGGGGCAATCAGGAATGATGGGCTTTTTGGGCACAGGGGGGTTAAGCCTGAAGCAGATCGAAGAAGGAATTGATTATATACAACACCATTTGCAGGATGGACAGGCGTATGGGTTAAATCTTCTTCATCAAATGACTCATCCTGAACGAGAAGAAGAACAAGTTAACTTATTACTACGTAAAGGTGTAAATACAGTAGAGGCTTCTGCCTTCATGGGTGTTACTCCGGCATTAATCAAGTACCGTGCCCATGGACTGAAGCGTTCTTCAGACGGGCGAGTATCCACAACGAATCGCATTATTGCCAAAGTATCCAGACCAGAAGTGGCTGAAGCATTTTTAAGCCCCGCTCCGGAATTCATGGTTGAGAAGATGTTGAAGGAAAACAAGATTACATCTGTTCAGGCAGAACTCCTGAAAAAAGTACCCATTGCAGAGGATCTGTGCCTTGAGGCTGATTCGGGTGGACATACAGATGCGGGTGTGGCGTATGTCATGCTGCCTGCCATGGTTCGTCTTCGCAATACGATGATGGAAAAGTACGGTTATTCGAAAGAAGTTCGCATTGGTGCTGCCGGTGGTATTGGTACACCTGAAGCAGCAGCAGCAGCATTTTTGCTCGGAGCGGATTTTATCGTAACAGGTTCAATCAATCAATGCACGGTTGAAGCAGCTACTAGCGATGCTGCCAAGGATTTACTACAGGATATGAACATTCACGACACGGAATATGCCCCTGCTGGAGATATGTTTGAGATTGGAGCCAAGGTACAGGTTCTTCGCAAAGGTGTATTTTTCCCCGCGAGAGCGAACAAGCTTTATGATTTATATCGGCAGCATGATTCTTTGAATGACATTAGCGAAAAAAACAAACAGCAGCTGGAAAACAAATATTTCAAAAAAACCTTTGATGAAGTATACCGCCAGGTTGTTCAATATAGATCTTCCGAGGAAATACAGAAAGCCGAGCAGAATCCCAAGTACAAAATGGCCTTGGTGTTTAAGTGGTATTTTGCCCACAGTACAAAGCTTGCAATGGAAGGAACAGCAGGTCATCAGGTCGATTATCAAATCCACTGTGGTCCAGCCTTGGGAGCTTTTAATCAATGGGTGAAAGGCACAAATCTCGAGGACTGGAGAAACCGTCGTGTAGCTGAAGTGGGCATAAAGTTGATGGAAGATACGGCTTTGGTTTTACAGGAACGATTGAAGCAATTGGCTGTGCAGGTTGAGACGAACTAA
- a CDS encoding beta-ketoacyl synthase N-terminal-like domain-containing protein has protein sequence MMRQKKDTKSTSDSNPEMSLTDIVIVGMACRFPQANHYTTFWDNLANGVDSVREVTPDRWDVSKFYSQDIDAPNKSIGKWCGLLDDVYSFDHRFFSISPREAKNMDPQQRMILEVSWQCIEDSGISLQRLQNQITSVYAGVMTVDHRQMACLPELEIDSYACLGNYESILANRISYVMDLKGASISVNAACASSLVAVHEAKQALQRKECNYALAACVNLNLHPWKFISFSKSRMLSPDGRCKTFDKEANGYVPGDGAGVLLLQRLEDALAEGNHIYGIIKGSACNHGGRSASITAPSMKAQQDVILAAYQDADISPEMVTYIEAHGTGTSLGDPIEIEALKNAFAAYTSRAQFCRIGSVKTNIGHLESAAGMAGIVKVIMMMKHGKIPANLHFNDPNPIIDFKSTPFEVTRALTDWNSAGEGLPLRAGISSFGFGGVNAHLVIEQWCAAPSNKQKDDAAAARSQLFTLSGKSKWHLEKQLESWRAFSLTPEFEDCTLRDISGTLFTGRVAFPYRYAVMADNLQQLKEELHSESSRPFMPKQQKWAIRVGHFSYINYEQFSMLTRDLPHVEDIVQSLLDQIADRPLADHYRRMFYNEPWEEETLPCCQFIAGYAVLRCLLDAGLKVEWMTGERAGMWAVLGVNQMIVPEQILLRLAGGNEANIFKLHRPCIPYYDPTLQDILYPVSFNEAYLRHLLGGTLVDSVGSGNRQDDRLEYPMVSDNEQVQYYLTKGQSLISHQFTFRKYIDEWSNLLGKVSGDDWDLEELLGKPLDVLMVTELSTQQLFIIVTAVAHSLRRLNRKWDLTIMTEPDPRFEQILDLMDDHILLPEMVAQLVLDSNADYKAIAQSMNLKQQQMHTDQNENPLHDLNDNLPEIGNVEQWLHQTQESQVDLEKISTDIKIIDIGVVQSAAPDTLKLALKEDEAGYDVWNILGQLWLHGVNVRWDLWFPSGTFNKCALPTQRFESVIHRLHDNNNTLANPSVMDVHKLPRPQGKGIDPALHPMIGWNTSTLDEFKYQTLFTGKEFFLNDHIVDGKRTLPGVAYLEMALAAAQKAGIQEVTGFGEVVWSRPLTVMEHPVEVNISLSRAEGKVHFHVWTGDDSNSRRIHGQGTLYEIKMEGNKQVLRQGTEYGVKRDMDAIRRRCVDPVPGVYRTLEKSLLVYGPSFQSITDCWVSEDEAIASFALSLPCDEQSHAYTLHPVTMDSALQTAMLLVQKVSSSLCMPYSIGTVKWWNRLPDKGSVYVRQQSTQGGKAFKFDIVLLNKQEQICMEMRDFTVRQVQDKKRHAKDSLKTLLQRLEAGEVEPIDVLTYMEER, from the coding sequence ATGATGCGACAAAAGAAGGACACGAAATCAACATCCGATAGTAATCCGGAAATGAGCCTTACGGATATTGTGATCGTCGGTATGGCGTGCAGGTTTCCGCAGGCTAATCATTATACGACGTTTTGGGATAATCTTGCGAATGGTGTGGATTCCGTCAGGGAGGTTACCCCAGATCGATGGGATGTATCAAAGTTCTATTCTCAAGATATTGACGCCCCTAATAAGAGTATTGGAAAATGGTGCGGTCTGCTGGATGATGTGTATTCTTTTGACCACCGCTTTTTTAGTATCTCTCCCCGAGAGGCCAAAAATATGGATCCTCAGCAACGAATGATACTTGAAGTATCCTGGCAATGCATAGAGGATTCCGGGATTTCGCTTCAAAGGTTACAGAATCAGATCACTTCCGTTTATGCCGGAGTAATGACAGTAGATCACCGCCAAATGGCTTGCCTTCCCGAATTGGAGATAGATAGCTACGCTTGTCTTGGAAATTATGAAAGTATTCTTGCCAATCGAATTTCTTACGTCATGGACCTCAAGGGCGCGAGTATATCGGTAAATGCAGCTTGTGCATCTTCATTAGTAGCCGTGCATGAAGCCAAACAAGCCCTGCAACGAAAAGAGTGCAATTACGCCTTGGCTGCCTGTGTAAATCTAAATTTGCATCCCTGGAAGTTTATTTCATTTTCCAAGTCAAGAATGTTAAGTCCGGATGGGCGTTGTAAGACCTTTGATAAGGAAGCCAATGGTTATGTACCAGGGGATGGAGCAGGCGTACTGTTGCTTCAAAGGCTTGAAGATGCTTTAGCGGAAGGCAATCATATCTACGGGATTATCAAAGGATCTGCCTGCAATCATGGTGGAAGAAGCGCATCCATAACTGCTCCGAGCATGAAGGCACAACAAGACGTCATCTTGGCTGCTTATCAGGATGCAGATATTTCCCCGGAAATGGTCACTTATATTGAGGCACATGGAACGGGAACGTCGTTGGGAGATCCGATTGAAATTGAAGCGCTTAAAAATGCATTTGCTGCCTATACTTCCCGAGCCCAATTCTGTCGGATTGGCTCGGTAAAAACCAATATTGGCCACTTGGAGAGCGCTGCGGGCATGGCTGGTATTGTGAAAGTGATCATGATGATGAAACATGGTAAAATACCTGCCAACCTTCATTTTAACGATCCTAATCCGATCATAGATTTTAAGAGTACTCCTTTTGAAGTGACAAGGGCTCTAACGGATTGGAACAGTGCTGGCGAAGGTTTGCCTTTAAGAGCGGGCATAAGCTCTTTCGGTTTTGGTGGAGTCAACGCACATCTGGTGATTGAACAGTGGTGCGCTGCACCCTCGAATAAACAGAAGGATGATGCAGCAGCAGCCCGTTCTCAGCTGTTCACGCTATCTGGAAAATCAAAATGGCATTTGGAAAAACAGCTTGAATCGTGGAGAGCATTCTCGCTCACACCCGAGTTTGAAGATTGTACGCTGCGTGATATTAGTGGAACATTATTCACGGGAAGAGTGGCTTTTCCTTATCGTTATGCTGTGATGGCAGACAACTTACAGCAGTTGAAGGAAGAGTTGCATTCGGAATCAAGTCGTCCTTTCATGCCAAAACAGCAAAAGTGGGCAATAAGAGTGGGGCACTTTTCCTATATAAACTATGAGCAATTTAGCATGTTAACCCGTGATTTACCGCACGTGGAGGACATCGTTCAATCCTTACTGGATCAAATTGCTGATCGTCCACTTGCCGATCATTATCGGCGGATGTTCTACAATGAACCATGGGAAGAAGAGACACTTCCATGCTGTCAGTTCATTGCTGGATACGCCGTCCTTCGATGTTTACTTGATGCGGGCTTAAAAGTGGAATGGATGACAGGGGAACGTGCAGGGATGTGGGCAGTTCTTGGGGTAAACCAGATGATTGTGCCAGAACAAATTCTTTTGAGGCTTGCAGGGGGAAATGAAGCTAACATCTTTAAACTCCATCGTCCGTGTATTCCCTATTATGATCCCACATTGCAAGACATTTTGTATCCGGTTTCTTTTAACGAGGCCTATCTTCGTCACTTGTTGGGTGGCACACTAGTTGATAGTGTGGGCTCTGGGAACAGACAAGATGATCGATTGGAATATCCAATGGTCAGTGATAACGAACAGGTTCAATATTATCTAACTAAGGGTCAATCACTCATCTCTCATCAGTTCACCTTCAGAAAGTATATAGATGAATGGTCGAATCTTCTAGGTAAAGTAAGTGGGGACGATTGGGATTTGGAAGAGTTGCTTGGGAAGCCTCTTGATGTCTTGATGGTTACGGAGCTTTCCACTCAACAGTTGTTCATTATCGTTACAGCTGTGGCTCATTCACTGCGGAGGTTGAATCGCAAATGGGATTTGACGATCATGACTGAGCCCGATCCACGATTCGAACAAATATTGGATCTGATGGACGATCACATTTTACTTCCTGAAATGGTCGCCCAGCTTGTTTTGGATTCCAATGCGGATTATAAGGCGATTGCCCAATCCATGAACCTGAAACAGCAACAGATGCATACGGATCAAAACGAAAACCCATTACATGACCTAAACGATAACCTGCCCGAAATTGGAAATGTTGAGCAATGGCTGCATCAAACACAAGAAAGCCAAGTTGATCTGGAAAAAATTTCGACAGACATCAAGATCATCGACATCGGAGTAGTTCAATCGGCCGCACCTGATACGCTGAAACTTGCTTTAAAAGAGGATGAAGCAGGATATGACGTCTGGAATATCCTCGGTCAGTTATGGCTCCATGGCGTGAATGTGAGGTGGGACCTATGGTTCCCTTCAGGAACATTTAACAAGTGTGCCCTGCCGACTCAGCGTTTCGAGTCTGTAATACATCGATTACATGACAATAACAATACCCTGGCTAATCCATCGGTTATGGATGTACATAAGCTTCCGCGTCCACAGGGGAAGGGGATAGATCCAGCTTTACACCCGATGATTGGCTGGAATACCTCAACCTTGGACGAATTCAAGTACCAAACGCTGTTTACTGGCAAAGAATTTTTTCTGAATGATCATATCGTAGATGGTAAACGGACTTTACCAGGTGTGGCTTATTTGGAAATGGCATTGGCCGCTGCGCAGAAGGCAGGAATCCAGGAGGTTACTGGTTTTGGTGAAGTGGTGTGGTCAAGACCCCTGACGGTTATGGAGCATCCTGTTGAAGTAAATATTTCTTTGTCAAGAGCTGAGGGAAAAGTTCATTTTCACGTATGGACCGGCGATGATTCAAACTCCAGACGAATTCACGGGCAAGGAACGTTGTATGAAATAAAAATGGAAGGCAATAAACAAGTCTTGCGACAAGGCACTGAATACGGAGTTAAACGTGATATGGATGCGATTAGAAGAAGGTGTGTTGACCCTGTTCCAGGAGTATATCGCACGCTTGAAAAGAGTCTTCTCGTCTACGGTCCATCCTTTCAATCCATAACGGATTGTTGGGTGAGTGAAGATGAGGCTATTGCCAGCTTTGCGCTCTCACTCCCTTGTGATGAACAGTCACATGCCTACACGCTTCATCCTGTAACGATGGACAGTGCTTTGCAGACAGCGATGTTACTTGTCCAAAAGGTAAGCTCTAGTCTTTGTATGCCCTATTCCATAGGTACGGTCAAATGGTGGAATCGGCTTCCCGACAAGGGAAGTGTGTATGTTAGGCAGCAGAGTACACAAGGGGGAAAAGCGTTCAAGTTTGATATTGTCTTGCTTAATAAACAGGAACAAATATGCATGGAGATGCGTGATTTTACGGTAAGACAGGTTCAGGACAAAAAGCGCCATGCGAAGGACTCACTGAAAACACTTTTGCAAAGATTGGAAGCCGGAGAGGTTGAACCCATTGATGTCTTAACTTATATGGAGGAACGATGA